Genomic segment of Terriglobales bacterium:
GAGGCTCTTACCGCCGGGCAACGGCATGGGCCGATGGTCGGCAAAGTCGCCGGCGCCGGCATCTACAGCGGCGTCACGGTTGAAACGACGCTCGACCCCAAGCTCCAGCCTTTCCTGCACGATCACCAGATTGACGGCACGCCGGTTCTGCCAGGAGTGATGGGCATTGAAGCATTCGCCGAAGCAGCTGCGTTGATGCTGCCGGGATGGCACGCCGAAGCTGTCGAAGACGTCCACTTCCTTGCGCCATTCAAGTTTTACCGGCACGAACCAAGGACCGTGACAACGAATGTCACGTTCCATGCTGACGGCGAATTCGTCACCGCCGATTGCCGATTGATCGGCCAACGCGCATTGCCCAACCAAAAGGAGCCGCAAGTCACGACGCACTTCACGGCGCGAGTACGCATGACCAAGTCCGCGCCGGAAGCTTCGATTACGAGTGTGCCCAACCAACCGAGTGGTGAAGTGATCGCGGCCGCGGACATATATAAAGTCTATTTCCACGGACCTGCATACCAGGTAATCAACCGCGCCTGGCGAGAAGGCAAACGGATGATCGGTGCGATGGCAAAGGATTTGCCGAGCAACCACCAGCCGGCGGGTTCTCCAGTTGTGATTGCGCCGCGATGGATCGAGCTTTGCTTCCAGACGGCAGGTTTGTGGGAGATCCAGGAAGAAGGCAAGTTCGGACTGCCGCTACACGTCGACCGGGTGACGGTCGTGTCCAAGCCGCCGTCGAAGGATGCGGAACTTCACGCAGTGGTGACGCCACGCGGCGACGGCAGCTTCGATGCCGAGGTTGTCGATGCCAAGGGCGTTCGTTATGTGCAACTGAAAGGCTATCGCACCATTGCTCTGCCAACGAAGATTGCAGACAACGCGTTACACGGAATGGCGGCCGTAGCGTAGTCATTCAGGTCCGGAAGGCGCCATGGAAGTTCACTGGCTGGAACAGAGCGCATCGGAGGTGCCGGCGGACGACTCTTGGCTTAGTGCTAATGAAGTCGTCCGCCTGAATGCGATGCGCATCGCCAAGCGGCGGGCCGATTGGCGGCTCGGGCGCTGGACCGCAAAACAAGCAGTCGCGGCGCAGCTCCATTTGTCCGCCGATCTCTGCCGCTTGGCGGAAATTGAAATTCGCCCGCAGACCAGCGGAGCACCGCAGGCCTTCGTCAATAACCTGCGGGCGCCACTCGACATTTCAATTAGCCATCGGCAAGCGATGGGGCTGTGCGCTATCTCGAGCACAGAGGGGGCGCTGGGATGTGACCTGGAATTCGTGGAAACGCACAGTGATGAATTCGTACGTGACTTCTTCACCGTCGAAGAACAACGGCTGATTGCGGAAACGCCCGAAGCCGACAGGATATGGCTTGTCACCGTGCTCTGGAGCGCCAAAGAAAGTGCCCTGAAAGCATTGGGCGAAGGACTTCGGCTGGATACGCGATCGGTTTCAGTTCGTCTCGGCGAATATCGTTTCGGCGACGGCTGGCATCCTTTGCAGGTCGCTCGC
This window contains:
- a CDS encoding 4'-phosphopantetheinyl transferase superfamily protein codes for the protein MEVHWLEQSASEVPADDSWLSANEVVRLNAMRIAKRRADWRLGRWTAKQAVAAQLHLSADLCRLAEIEIRPQTSGAPQAFVNNLRAPLDISISHRQAMGLCAISSTEGALGCDLEFVETHSDEFVRDFFTVEEQRLIAETPEADRIWLVTVLWSAKESALKALGEGLRLDTRSVSVRLGEYRFGDGWHPLQVARDVGETFHGWWSMAGDLVRTIVSSPAPGLPVRLRNGHFENKAD